AACATGGCTGCTTGTCcttcattatatttataaaaataccaCTCATCCATTCAAAACTTTTATACTTTCCAAAGTTATTTGGTGTTCCTTATTCCATTTGATCATCTAGCAGTTCTGTTAGGCAGGCAAGGTAGGTTTATGCTTGTCTTATGTTCAAAATCATTTTGAAGTATAACTTGTATTTCAGGCCACCAACCCCTATTTTGGTGTCTGCACTGCAATGttacatacattttacatttgaaattacTCAACATTACAGATTGATTGTAGTTCTTAGTAATaacatttacatttgaaaatattcctAAAAAATATCCCGTACATTTAAGTCATCACAAAGAATCCTTTACAAATCAAATTAAATCTCTCATTCACAAAAGTAGATGTGGCAACAGCTATCACTCTGTGAAAACTCAGTTGTACTAAATAAGCCTGCTATGTAGTACCTCAAAATATGCACTTGTTGATAAAGTATCTTCAGCCCACTTCCTCAATTTTAATAGAAGATACCATTCTTAGAACTGTGATTAAACTACTTTGGACTTTAAGTACCAATAACACACTAACAaccattaataataatattaatggcTCAGGAACTAAGTAAATTACagcaatttaaaatgattaatatttttaaaacacaggttTTGAAAGGTCACCTTATAAATGTCAGCAAATGTTGCGTAAGCTATCAAAATACTGAAGCGATTAAGGTTCAACATGATGTAAAAGAAATTCCTTACAAAACAGAAGTAACAATTAATTGATGTGGTTTAAGAAAAGTACTGAATTGGGAATCAGGTTAAATCTACTCCAGATCATTTAACTTGAGCCTCACTcagttaacattaaaaaaaaaaaaaaaagtttcataataTGCAATTTTACCATCTATATATAATAAGGTTTTGGAAAATCATGAGAATAAAATTGATTAGAGGCAAAAGATTAAGACTTCTGAACCAAACCAAGATTatatcaaaacatttattttttgtgttacaaaaacacaaataaatccAAGCagataatgaaataaacacattttttttagtGTCCCATCCTGGGTTTTCTATGTCCTAGAATTTATTTAGCAGGTCAAGTTCAGGCTACTTCAACACTTCTTCTGGATGCTATGAAGTCTCCATCTTATAACCATGTTTCTCTAGTTCAGCTCTACgataaaacagaaagaacatcACCAGGCATTCTTTAATAACATTCTTTCAGaaataatacagtaaataaataaacaaataagcttGAGACATCAGTTTACAATATCActgaatagttttatttttgtctctgaagaaaaaaactacataagAAAATTGGATATGAGTCaatataatacttaaaattttgcttttcccATTAGTTAacttatattttatcttccttaatTGTCTTATAACTCTATTTGTAGAAGAAATGTGAAGGAGTTACTGCTATCCTTCAAATACTTTCCAAATGCCATATGAATGTTCTGTTCCTaatatttaaacataagtttTGAGACTCATTAACCTCAGGCAAAGTACACATCACTATCAAACCAGATTTTATAATGATCATTACAGGTATTATTGTATTACTGTTGTATATGCAGAAAGAATAAACAGATTGCTTTCCATATTGACATATATCTATTGCTCtaaccaaaatatatacatgtatattagtaatcaaatttaaaagtgtgtgaaaaTTTTCTGCATTAaccatatatgtaaaataaatacaaaaaataagtcaTGGAATATTAAACAAGACTTCACTTTCCTGATTTTAAGTATGAATGAAAATCCCAAAAGTTTATACTAGCATGAATATACAAACATAAAGAtactttttttataatttcaaataatttgtccaaTCTAAAGATAAATCATATATTGAGAATGTCATCTGCAATTGTTGATCtgccttaaataaaatatttgtacaaaATGTTTAGCTATGTCATCAACTTCAAACTATTTAAACTACCATTCAAAATATCACCGCAACTTATTTGCCACAATTCAGATAAAAGTTTATGACAAAATTATTAGATGGCTAAGCCATGATAAAACACTGAGTAAATTTAAAGTATGATTAATATGCTTTACATCATTACATCCAGTAAGACAGACATTTGTTCTCAAGTAAATTTGGCTTAGACATCACCACACTATTCCAATGCAAACACATGACGGGAATAATGTATAGTATTTAGTATTCATTTCTCAAAACTCTTTTGCTTTCctaaaatttttagttatttagaaTACAAACAGTGAGCTAATTTCCATAAATTATATCAAGGCCACAGATTGTTCAAATGAatcatccttgtcttctgctaggGTATAGTATGGGCTGGTGGTATACACACTGGATTAAGAGTCAAGAGCTCAGTGCAAGTCTCTGACTCTGGCCCTTCCTTTGCTAACAAATTGCTTCCTTTGGGCCCTTCCCCTACCCCTCAGGAAACTGGAGATTATAGTATCAAGGCCACAGATTGTTCAAATGAatcatccttgtcttctgctaggGTACAGTATGGGCTGGTGGTATACACACTGGATTAGGAGTCAAGAGCTCAGTGCAAGTCTCTGACTCTGGCCCTTCCTTTGCTAACAAATTGCTTCCTTTGggcccttcccccacccctcagGAAACTGGAGATTATAGTATCTGCCCTTCATTTATAACAACTTATCTCCATTGTTTTGAGAGCTAAACGAGAGAAAGTTATACAAATGTAATGTAgtatacattaaaataagaatCAAGGCTGAAAGGAAAAGCTAAAAGATTCTATTTCTGATGATCACAGAAAATTCAAATGTTTCATACAAAAACTCTTGTTGCCAATCTTTAGGGAATGTGGTAACTGTCTTTGAATTTTATCTCATGCTAAAATTTTACACTTTACTCTGTAGAATATTCACTTTAACagcaggcaagaaaaacaaacaaatgaacaaaaaaaaaccaaagttcaACCTACAATTTAAGTAACAAGTATACCAAATCTGTCCTTCAGGTTTGTGTCTATTGGCCTTCCTAATGGGAGGTGGCTGGTCACCAAGTGCCTGTATAAATTGTTTACGAACACAAACGAGATGATAAAATGCTTCTCTATCAGCTAAATTCTTAGAGAAGATGAAAGATTCTTTGCtagaatttaaaaaaccaaaagaaaaaaattgaggccACCaagtacaaaacaaaaccactaaTAATCATGAGGCTGCTGAAtggaaaaatcaacaaagacaaaaacagaaaaccccaaCACAACTGTAATATCATACAACACACACAGTGAACATACACCATCTGAAACAAAAACAGCAGCAGTCTTTGtgcaacaaaataagaaaaaagactaaTGGCCACTAGTAGGTTTGAAAAGTCCTCTTACTATCCAAGAAACTACTCAGCTTTATGACAATGGCTATATCAGATTTGGCAAATAAGGAACtatactggcttttttttttttttttttttgagacagagtctcgctctgtcgcccaggctggagtgcagtggcgtgatctccgctcactgcaagctccgcctccggggttcacaccattctcctgcctcagcctcccgagtagcggggagggactacaggcgcccgccaccacgcccagctaatttttttgtatttttagtagagatggggtttcaccctgttggccaggatggtctcaatctcctgagctcgtgatccacccgccttggcctcccaaagtgctgggattacaggcgtgagccaccacgcctggcctatactGGCTTCTTAGAGTTTTTATGTAAGATATGAAATAGGGTTGAGAAAAATCATACTACTACCTATTTCtcctaatatataaagaaacaaacGATATCAGAAGCCGCAAAAACAGAATGACTTCAAGTTACCTGGCAGTACAAACTGGCCTTATTCTTTCTACTTCTATCTGTTAAAGGTAATTACAcggaaagagaaagcagaatgcGGAAAGTGGGTGGCCTGCTACATGGATAGTTTTTATTTAACACACACCATAGTCTAAGCACTTAACACATATTAAATCACTTAAATCTTATAATAACCCTAGCAGTAAAGCACTAATTATCATCTGAATTTTATGTGTGAGAAAAGTAGGTCACAGAaaggctaagtgacttgcccaaggttcaTATGGCTAAAGAGGAGGCAGATCTTGGGTTGGAACCCTGGCAGTCTGATTCACACTCGAGTCTGAGATGCCGCTCCACTGTTAAATAGGATTAGGACGAAATAACATCAGAAAACAGTAAACCCCATTCTTTACCATGGCTTATGATACTATGTTAAGGGTTTCCATGTACTTTACAGAAAAGATTAGGAAGAATAACTTTGTGTGAGTTTTTTAAACAAGATAAGTTTTTTAAAGCAAGGATTGTCGGAGGCTGTGTTATTCAATATGGTAGTCATACATggctattttaattaaataaaacaaaaaattcagtcCCTTAGCTGCACTAGCCATATTTCATGTGCTCAATAGCCAAATGTAACTGGATTGCTTGTATACAGCAGCTTctcaaacattttcatcactacaGTAAGTTCTATTTGACACCACTGGCAATGTAGCAGCAATCTTAGTGAGGAAAACACTCATGACTCAAAGtgggaattaaaagaaaaatcttattcaCTAATGGAGGCATCAAGATTTATAACCTCAGGcaaaaaacaaccaccaaaaacaacaaaaatagattGATATACCTACAGAAATCCACAAACCTAAAGGCAGAAACACAACAGAGTACATAACAGCACTGTGGGGGTGTATTATAAAAACAGTAAGCCACAAAAATATAACGTTCTATTTCTAAACCAAGAAAAAGGCAACATGTAATGATGTGAAATCTAATTATCAATACATTTACTACCGAAAGTTTCTTGGTAAAAATTATAGTATTCAATAATGTATCAATTAGTTTTAAGAGGAAAGTACTAatgaaagacacaaaagaaacaaaagttcaaaggaatttgactattttgaatgtcaaaggaagaaaacttatttagcctcaatttaaaaatgtcaaaaacataCCAGGGAAAAAACTCTGACATGTGATTAAGAACACAGAGTAGGGATCAACAGCATTTGGAAGACCTGAAAATAGTCTAATAGCATAACGATGCTAAGGAGGAACAAAAGGGAATGCATATTTTTCAAAAGCTAGTAGGGTGTTCTCTAACatggctcattttttgtttttgttttttttttgttttttgttttttgagacggagtctcactctgtcgcccaggctggagtgcagtggcgcgatctcggctcactgcaagctccgcctcccggttcccgccattctcctgcctcagcctccggagtagctgggactacaggcgctgccaccacgcccggctagttttttgtatttttagtagagacggcgtttcaccgtgttagccaggatggtctcgatctcctgaccttgtgatccgcccgcctcggcctcccaaagggctggattacaggcgtgagccaccgcgcctggctatggctcattttttgaaggaaataaaacaaagacaaatgtaaaaagaaagtGCATGAGCTTGTACACATAGAATTAATCTGATCCTCGAAATAAACTGAAATCtgtaaaaagaagagaaggggcTTTTAAGAGCCATATATTGATcatgaagaatgaaaaagagcaGGTCCAATGCTTGGAACAGATGATGTAAcattaacagatttttttaaaaaagcaggatTATTGTTCAACGGCTATCATTTTATCTTGTCCATAaaactataaaaggaaaaacaacattattaagacaaaattgaaaacttatTAAGACGGGTAAGATAACTGCATTAAAGCAGTTTAAAATCTCAAGGCTCTGGATAATTACATCTCAGGGTACTGGAAGAACCAAAAGATGTCAAAAATCAGTCAGCAATATttgagaaatggaaataaaaaattgtagAAGTATCAGTATAACAGTGAAAGGTAAATTGTGCTATTTCTAAAAAGGAGAATAAAGTAAACGGGTAAAATTATTATCAGTCTCCAGCAAAATtcttaatgtctttaaaatatagaGCCAATAAAAACAATGCAGTGTAGGAGCTGGTGCTAGTGCATCACTATTagaaatcaaagtttaaaaatgtattataaacttTTCTGTTTGTACAAGCTTATTAGACTAGTAAATTAGAAGACTGGAATACATACATCTTCTATATCTTTACTTGAGCAAAGTATATGACAGTCTATTTATTCTTGCAGCCAAGACAGATAAATACaggctgaatcaaaataaaattaggagGGAAAaaagtctcttcaacaaatggtgctggaaggaCTAGAcatctatatgcagaaaaatgagcTGAAGCCCTATTTcataacatatacaaaaattaacccaaagcAAAGACTGACATGTAagagcaaaaactataaaactcttagaagaaaacagagataaatCTTCACTACCTTGAATTTGCCAATGAATTATTaaacatgacaccaaaagcacaaataacaaaagaaaaaatagattaaaatatggctataatttaaaacaaaaaaagaaaaataagttttggcAAGCATGTGGAGAGACTGAAACCTTCACACCCTGCTAGTACGAATGCTAGTAAGGACATAAATTGTTCAACTgctgtagaaaacagtttgacagttcctcaaaaagttaaatacagaaCTAACaaatgacccaacaattccacttctgtttatatatatataattttttttcaaaagaattgaaaacaggtactcaaatatatgtacatgtatgttcatagcagcatattGACAATAGGTAAAAGGTGGAAACAGTctgaatgtccatcaactgatgaatgtatAAAACGTGGCAAATCCATATAGTATTATAAATTGGAATACAATATACAATATGGAACATgtacatggaatattattcagtcataaaaaggaatgaagtactgacgcATGGTACAACGCGaacgaaccttgaaaacattacactaagtgtaAAAAGATACCCACGCAAGGTCAcaatattatatgatttcatttatatgaagcaTCCAGAATCGGCCAATCCttagagatagaaagcagatcagCAGCAGCCAGGGATTAAGGGAAGAAAGAGCGTGGAATGACTGCTTAGTAAGTACTGTTTCCTTTTGGGATGCTGAAAATACTGGAACTAAATAGAGATGTTGGTTGCACAATATTGAGGATGTACTAGAAGCCAATGAACTGTACACTTTTAAAtgcttaattttatgttatatgaattttacctcaataaataaACGAGGTCAGGTAgatttatatatgaatatgacAGTACATTCTCACAACCCCAATCTTCATTCCAGTTTGAGAATCACCAGTCTATTAGGTCCCAGCACTTTATGATTCTAATTTCTGCTGAGTTATTTGATATTGgtaggaaattaacattgacaGAATTAAATTCCCAAGGATAAGAAATGGCAAATATGCTTCTATTTTACTATCTTTATAAAAgaccagaaagaataaaatttgtaGGCAATTACTCAAAGTGTTCATGTTTAGAATCACAGGAGATGAAGATAATATGTCTTACTTTACACAGTTCAAAAACCTATTTCAAAGATTAAGTAGCTTTTAAGAGGTTAATTATCTACGTAAATCACATATTCCAAGCTTATAATTAATACTGAACTACAATAAAAATCTGGCTTAAAACTTACCGTAACTGATTAGAAAAGTCATCCTCTACATTGTCATCATCCCAATTATCCTCCCAGACATGtgcatcttcatcttcatctAAGCCAGCCCAgtctaaaaatagaaacagatgcTGTCTAAATATTTCTCATACATTATTTCCACAATTACAAAAACTTTGAAAAGCTTGCTACTGAACACTCACAATTCAAAAACAGCTAAAACCGTATCTATGAAAAACGGTATCTTCCTTAAATCTGAGTTTATGCTGTCTAGTTCTCTCAATTCTTGAGTTTGCAGATAATCTGAAACAGAAGTTAATACAAAAAATCCCACCTGCCATGAAAACTTGTAATTTCAGGAGGAGATTtactttactgatttttctttgtaCTCATTTTTGGAAGGTCTACTTCACAATCTttcaaaacacaacacaaaacaacCCTAAAGCAAGTTGAGTGGCAGGAAGATACCAGTGTGAAatttaaaactgcaaaacacaAGGATaacttatatacaaatatttaaaagtagacCAAACTGTAAGCCACCACTAGTATCTGCCTAATAAGAAAACGTAAATATGCATAAAGAAGAATATTGTAGTTTTtagttttctagattttcttcctctctttggtAGTGGTAGAGGGGAGGTTGAGACTGAGATTTCAGCTTTTGTTTAGAATGGTGAGAAAGTACATATGTATTACCACTATTCTCTAACCTCAAATCTCAAGCTCTAAATATGCTATGTGGGTTGAGCCTGGAAATagaaattatctattttatagttattttaaggAGTCTTTATAAAGATATCTAATGGAGTTTTatgttacaaaaaataatttaaataaagactAGATACTACGTTCTTAAGGGGGTGACATAACTCAAAATCACAACAGAACTGTTTCAAGGTTCTAAGACAACAAGCAGATTTTTCTACTCAGCTTGAACCACTTCCAACTAACCAGTTTCCTAAACTGTTTAAACTAGGTCACTTCCATCTGCACTGGTccctaaaaaggaaataatcatgtGTCAAAAGATTCAAgccagaaatataaaataatatttgacacTTTTCTGCTAACCTTGTAAGTCTTTGAAAAATACTGTAGAGTCTTATCTTTTAAAGCAACTatcttttaagaaacaaattttttcaTCTAATTATGATTTGATTCAAAATGTTAATTTCAATAGCTATTAAGTGATGTCTTCAAGTTGACTTTACTTCTTTTAACTAATtagagaggggaaaaaatatttaagaatggtaaaattttttttttttttttttgagacagagtctcgcactgtcgcccaggctggagtgcagtgacccgatcttggctcactgcaagctccacctcctgggttcatgccattctcctgcatcagcctcccgagttgctgggactgcaggcgtccgccaccacaactggctaacttttttgtatttttagtagagatggggtttcaccatgttagccaggatggtctcgttctcctgacctcgtgatctgcccgcctcagcctcccaaagtactgggattacaggcgtgagccaccgcgcccggccaatttttttagtttataaagtTAAACTCATGATCATTTACAACAAAGATAAAGCATCTCTCCTTCCTCTAATAACCATCTCATGCTATTTTAATggcagggaaaggaaaggaaaaagtagagaTAAAGTCCCAGGAAAAAGGAACGGGCTCATGAAGAGGGGGAAAAAGAATACTGTGAGCAACATTTTAGGTAGAACATATAAAAAAGATTCATAACAATAGCTCTATATTTCTTTGGTATTACTATACAGTACTTCATAGTTATGACACTACTGAGTGAACAAAGATGAAAGAGCTGGCCAAATTCTTCGTTAATTATCTGATAAATCTAGATAAACTCTGTAGCCTTAATACCGTTATCCTAAGCAGTAAGAAGCACTGATGTCTATGTAATAGCATACTATCCTTCCAATTATcatagatgaggaatctgagaaatAGCCTCTTTTCTATTACAACTTATTAAGCAGTTAAAATTAATACGAGCACTATTAAGAAAAACAGTGCTAACACTGACAAACCAGAATCTATAATCTATTTtagatagatattttaaagagTTGATTAACTTGGATTATGTACTTAACTATATTACATAAAAAGCTTATGTGATAGTAGGTATAATGCCCCAAAATAGTATTTCCAACACTTACAAATTCTCTATACTATACATACATGTTACAATATATGTAAGTTACAATACACACAAACTCTACTCAATGTATAACATGAAAAAGCTGCAACTATTGTAATCTCTGGGTTTAGCTGACATTTTCTTGGATCTCTGAATTATGCTTTAATTTTCAACTCTAACACTACACTGACAATCAAGCAATTGTAATCACTCAGTTTTAAAGGGTTAactccagaaataatttttaaaaggacaaaatataACCAAACAATGATATACCCATGATACCTGATATGATACCTCATGTCTAATGCCATCCTTCAATATGCGGATGGCCTTATAAAGCATACACTTTACCTTAAACACTAAATGCATTGCCAGAATTGTGATTAATTATGTAAATAACCACAGCTGTATTTACTTCAATGTGTATGCCTCCAGATGtgtattggttaaaaaaaaaaaaaaaaaaaacctacattttaaaaagtcagaattgGAAATAACCAGTAACAGATGCCTAATATGTAAGTTTCTAGCAATTCTTATTTTAGACGTTGTCCCAAATTGGGCTTTCTTCACTTTGGCTAGTTGAGAATTACATCTGTGACtagctttaaatttaaaaaatctgagctATCCAAGATCTCACACACACTTCACCTAAGTATCACCTTGACATTTAAGTACAAAAAGAATTTTCTCTCAACTTAGAAAATTCTTTTAATACTTACTTTCCCCTACTCTGCaacatacatttcaaaatttctgAAAGGCATGAAATACAGCAtttttgagaaaagtaaaaaggaaattcCACTCATACTAAATAGGGTTGCAAATGTTCTATTCTACACCAATTTCAAGAGCATCAAATTCTTATTCCATAACAATAAAGGTATTCTGAATACAAACAACCTAATCTCCAAACAAGTTTCTTCAAATACAAAACATGCAAGTATATACAGAAcattacatgaaaagaaaaatattcaattgaATGTTCACCATCATAGGTGTGTGTAAAAGAACAGCAATACTTACAAACAGCATCATTATACTCATGAGTATGATAATGAAGCCACACCGTATCTAGTGATTCTGAGATAAATTTACAAGTGCTTCTGCTGAGGGAgtacaaaacaaattattttttttcaaaatttcactTCTGTAGGTTATCATAATGCAAACACGCATATACCCCGCAGATCTAATGTCTAGTCAGTGACTGAGAAATCAATACCTAGCACTGCACCACTTTACTACTATATTTTCTCTAACAAGGACCAAAAATGTTAGTGAAGAacttcaaacaaaaaacaattcatAAACAATGTTTTTATCACCAGGCTGTTGGTGAGCTTTCAGTTATTTGTGGCAAAGAGTCTGAAACAAAGGATCAAAATAACTTCACAATCATTCATAACTactcttacattttttaaaaaggaaatccaaACCCAATTATTTTcatcaagaatttaaaaagatgtaaGTCTGACAGAATGGTTCCACTTCATTGGTTCTCTTTGttgatttgtgatttttttttatactttaagttctggaatatatgtgcagaacgtgcaggtttgttacataggtatacatgtgccacagtggtttgctgcacccatcaacccatcatctaggttttaagtcccacatggattaggtacttctcctaatgccattcctccccttgccccccaccccctgacaggcccaagtgtgtgatgttcccctccctgtgtccatgtgttctcattgttcaacttccacttatgagtgagaacatgtggtgcttggttttctgttcctgtgttagtgtgctgagaatgacagtttccagcttcatccatgtccctgcaaaggacatgaactcatccttttttatggctacatagtattccacagtgtatacatgcaacattttctttaaccagtctatcattgatggccatttgggttggttccaagtctttgctattgtgaatagtgcttcaataaacacacgtgtatgtgtctttatagtataatgatttataatcctttgggtataacccagtaatgggattgctgggtcaaatggttatttctagttctagacccttaaggaatcaccacactgtcttccacaatggttgaactaatttagaaaagctttttttttacaaaagagtaaaagcgttcctatttctccacatcctctccagcataaatttttaaaaatttatttgttttttctttggctTCTTGAACCTAGTagatttgtggttttatttttaattccataaAATTCACAAAAGCCATTACTCTCATCTTTTCCAAGCCCTCATGCCCTAGATTCACCTCATCTCGGTACCCTCATTCTGATCTACCCTTGACATTACTGAGTCAAGGGTATCCAATCTCAACTCTACCATGTATATTCTTAGACATGCATGGGCAAAATCACAACCCCAGATTTCTTCTTATTCTCAACACCCCGTATCAAACTAGTTGCTAATGCTTCATCACTTCTACCTCCCTTACTATTGTGGTATCATTCCCTTCACTTCATttctaagaataatttatttcgCCCTTAGTCCTCACCTGAGTTATTTCAACAATTTGCTAATTAACCTCCCTGACTCTAGTCTTTCTACCTTTTCAAATTAATTCTGCTGGGTTAATGTTTCAGCATATTGTCTAAAGGAAACTTACACGTATCACTGtcataagcaaaacaaacaaatgaaacattttaaaaaccacttctCATCTACTTAAGGATTTTAAGTCCAAACTGGTCAGAGGCTTAAAGCTTTCCATGCTTAGGCTGCAAACTACCTGCATTTGCAACTACTATTTCACAAGCAAAtacaatatacatacacatttattttttacttcaaagCACCTAcaccttttcccttcttttgaaAACCCCTGGtcagctgcagtggctcaggcctgtaatcccagcactttgggaggccgaggcgggcagatcacctgaggtcaaaagttcaagatcagcctgggcaacacggtgaaacccatctctactaaaaatacaaaattagccacgcgtgatgacacatgcctgtaatcccagctactcaggctgaggcaggagaatcgcttgaacctgggaggcggaggatgcggtgagctgagatcgcgccattgcactccaccctgggcaacaagagtaaatctcCATCCCctacccaaaacaaaaacaaaaacaaaacaaaaccctttccTATTTGAAAGCCCCATTCAAAGGCTGCTACCTCACACTGTACGTAACTGGAAGTAATCTGTTTCTTTTGAACTGCTATTGCACTTTACTATCAGTTGAAGGAAACCAAATTACATCTTACCCAGAAGCCCAACAGGTAAGAGAAACAAAGGCAATGTTGCTCTGGTTTAATTGGGGGTCGGGAGAAAAGGGCTTGGAGTCCCACCCCAGGATAAGCCCCTCCAAAATACTAAAGCACTCTAGCTTGGTGTTAAAACCACTGATCCTTCTCTCTCTTGACAACTACTACTTACTAA
Above is a genomic segment from Macaca thibetana thibetana isolate TM-01 chromosome 3, ASM2454274v1, whole genome shotgun sequence containing:
- the SEM1 gene encoding 26S proteasome complex subunit SEM1 isoform X2, with amino-acid sequence MSEKKQPVDLGLLEEDDEFEEFPAEDWAGLDEDEDAHVWEDNWDDDNVEDDFSNQLRAELEKHGYKMETS
- the SEM1 gene encoding 26S proteasome complex subunit SEM1 isoform X3, with the translated sequence MSEKKQPVDLGLLEEDDEFEEFPAEDWAGLDEDEDAHVWEDNWDDDNVEDDFSNQLR